The Branchiostoma floridae strain S238N-H82 chromosome 1, Bfl_VNyyK, whole genome shotgun sequence sequence gtagaccacacttgtttatctatatcattaacatcctatGCAATCTTAAGTTACAATCataattgaatattcataatttatgctaatttgatgacgtcatgggtcaaaatccaagatggcggacattgTCATTAGCaacagtaaaaacatgtcatttttactcaaattccgtcaaaatcttttattttttttacaaaacacattcatTTGAACCAttttagtccacttctattGGGTTTGGGGGttatatgcagaaaaaaaacgtattttagaaaattcaagcttgtcgatccaagatggcggacaaaggACGTCATTttttgacgtcatataggcgtcagggtcgtcgtcattggcaacaaatgaCTTGGCAGATTTAGATACCAATATGTTAGCCTTCATAGTCAACCTTTTGTTTATTACCTGTACGTATAGCGGAAATTCCATATTTAGAcggttttagccaaaaatatgatattatgacgtcataattacgtcacattacgtcataacgataccaaaattctagaaaatataaaacttttcgagtacatcatcccctccaaatttggtgatcgtaacccatgccattttgaaattacgaagggggggggggtcaaaggAGCCCCCGGCCCCaggtatcccaaaaaagcccggtctagataggctTAAGGGTCagattttgaaaggaaatagcTGAACAAATGGGTGAcaaatcgtcatgatttttgttatgtagaGAGTTTAAGTGATGCTTCCTATAGTTGAATATCAATTGTGCAAATCGGAATctaatttatataattaatgaggaaattgtctatAAATCTGCTCTGTTCCATTATAGGCatattgcaacatgtgatatttgcaactgagaaagagaagaatgttgagatattatgcaaataaagatctaatttgtataattaatgagcaaaTCTTATAATACCACTGTAGTAAATGGCTGGAATTTcttacttgtggcatttggaagttatgtacaggtgaacacaattgaacattaattattgAAAATTAATCCATGCACATtaagaacttatttgcataatcaatgacaaaaacaattaaTATACTAATTGTAAAGGTAAATCATTtagcgaaggtatggggtcgcggaactctagtttaatgACATGAACTTCTAATTGGTATGAAGTTTATAGTTATCGTACTGACAATGAGCATGTTATGCTTGCCCGTGTGTCCATGTGTTGATGAGTGCGTGTGGGCGTGCAGTTTCTATATCTTCCGCCAGACAGCCCGGCGGAGTTATAAAGTTTACTATCTTTGATTGTCTTGTTTTCCTTTGATTTCCACAGACCAAAAGCTCGAAATCTTCTACGGCATATTGAGACCATTCCTTGGTTCgtgaaattcaatttttttatacgaacatacatttcatttctttcGATTGCATCAGTTTAGTTTATCAGTCTATGAGTTGTTGAACACCTATTGGGCTGCTCAACTTTTAAACACAAGAGCGGACGAAATCGTTATGTCTGCATCTCTGACTCTTGTGATTGAACAGGTGATGGTCTCCTTCTAAGTAGCGGGCCCAAGTGGTTCCGGAACCGCCGCCTCCTCACACCGGGGTTTCACTTCGAGATCCTCAAGCCGTACGTTCGACTCTTCTCAGAGAGCACAAACGCCATGCTGGTAGGTACTCTCTAGGTTTAGAGTTAATGTTACAAAGACAGTAACATTAGACAAAgacaggctatatagatacggatacagatacaggaacAATATTAAAACTGTCAGCTGATTGACCGTCTTCAAATCTTTTAGATGTCAAACCGAAAACACGTCAGCTTAAACTAGAATTCCAGGACTTCCTATCTTCGCAATATGATGTTTCCCTACACAAcgatgaaacaaacaaacacacccacaAATGAACCCAACCAGAAATGGCACGGAAAAGTCAGTAATACTTGTTTCAATAAGGttttcaaaacataaccttttttaAGTACTACTACGTCACTAATTAACTCCAAGGATCGCTAGGACGACGCGTGTCTGGTTTATAAATCAAAAGTGGTGCTaagtgatttttttcaggtttcaCATATTAGTCCAAACTCTACACACAGAATAACTGGAAAGATCTGAAGCCTGGGTCGTCCATTGACGTGTTTCACCACATGAGTCTGATGACGTTGGACAGCATGCTGAAGTGTACACTCAGCCAAAACACAAACTGCCAGACCAGGTGGGGAGCTAAATCCGGCTTGTAACAGACAATAGCTTAAGTACACTTTATGGCACCTGTAACGTGTTTTCTTTTTACAGCTCAAGATGtggttaaaaaaagacataGATCGACATTTTCAATGGTCTTAGACTCCATGTGTAGCGAGTAAGGCTTTTTGCTATCAACCGATGTCGTGATCTAACGTGGTATATGCTCAGCTTTAGTCCATGATTTGTTCAATTTTACGTGTATGATGTAAACGTATTTATTTTTTGCTGGCGCCAGTACGTCCCATGtgtttatttatgtatgtatatgataAATGTGTCTATTTATCgttaactctacattttcaatcGCTAGGAAAACCAACGACTACCTCTCTTCCATCCACGAACTAGCTGAGCTTACAGTACAGAGAGCCAAGTCCATTGTTTATCTACTGAGCGACTTTGTGTATGGCCTCTCGCCTAGTGGAAGAAGGTTTTGTCCCCTTTTTATAATATTGATTTGGTACTTTGGAATATCAAACAATAAAAAGGCTACATTTTCACCTGTATCTACACGTTAAGAATTGTTTTAAGGAATACGACGCTATAGAAAGTGTATTTCTCATGTATTTTGCTAACTTGAATCGAGTCAAATCCTATATTTGTCTCTCACTCGTTCTACATGAACTAGAGACTGTAGATGTCCACATACATGAAAAGTATTCTCAGTCAGTAACTTTTAttgatgatgttgaaaatacattaTTAGAAATAATGCATTTACATCCATACATTTACATCCATACCTAGATATAAAGCCGCATGTAACATTGTCCACAAACATTCAGCAGAGATAATTCGCCAACGGAAAGACACTCTGAAGGAACAGTCTGATGGAGACAGTGCCAAGAAGTATCTGGACTTTCTTGACATTCTGTTGAGGGCAAAGGTGCGTACTTTGTGGAAACATTTGTGGTGCGTACTTTGTGAGTACCTTGTCTGAATGtatctgttgtatttttgaTAACAATATAATTATAAATGGCAGCAATTGCAGTTGTTTCTACCTTCAAATGTTACGGTACAATTATCTTACAAACTTAGAATTGTATCAGTGAAATTGCGACATGATGCAGTagagaatcatagacatgtatatacaaagcCATCTGCGCTCAAAGTCTTCCTACATCAAGCGAAACgttccaggatgaagatggtAACGGCCTGACTGATGCTGAGATCCGTGACGAGGTGGACACCTTCATGTTCGAGGGACACGACACCACAGCCAGCGGGCTGGCCTGGACCCTGTACTGTCTGGCTCGTCATCCGGGACATCAGGAGAAGTGCAGGAAGGAGGCACAGGAAGTGCTGCAGGGGAGAACGGAAGTGACGTGGTGAGGGACTTAGCACATGTATAAACTGATGTGAGAATAAAAGGCAAACTATTTTTTCGATTCAACTCAGGTATGCACAACCAAAACACAAGACAAAGGAAGAACGTAAGATCAGTTAACTCAAAATCAAACCAACGACAGGTTACAATAATATGTAGGGATTCCCGTACTTGAAGTCCTTATGATTTCATGCATTGGAAATGTCATTGCCATATTTAAAAGCCTCATTCACGCAGATTCTATAAATAACCGGTCAccccaaactacatgtattgtttgcGCTTCCTTGTTAACCTTTTTTCTATAAATTCAGTTGTTTCTCCGCACTTCTTTTAGCTCTGGTATGACTAAGTTACGTTTGAACACCTTATAGCAATTCTTCAGGtgatttttctttgcattttgacCCTGTTAGTTTCTTATCCAACAAACATGGTTAACTATAAGTTTGTGTTACTTTTATACTATAGATATGTTGTGTTCCAAAaagtaaaaaggaaaacaatcaTCCCGAAATGTTCCAAATAAAACATTCCAAGATAGGTATCATAGATGATAGAAGAAGCTCTTTATTAGCACGGTCGTCATTCGATATTCATCTATTTCCTCACACACAGGGAAGACCTACCGTCGATGAAATACATCACGTTGTGTGTGAAGGAGAGCCTGAGGCTGTACCCTGCGGTTCCGGAGATATTACGAACCGTGGAGACCCCTCTTACCTTCAGCGATGGGAGGACCTTACCCGAAGGTAAgcttaatacccctgtcacattacgcgaaaatcgatcggccGTCGATTctgtgagctctaaatgacattttcgtgagtaagacgtcaggtgttctcacgatcatcccGCGATTTTtcgggatcgccggcgattttcaggggtcgtacgatggtcgcggtgcagcgaaacatgttcttagcATAAGCGACAATtctctgagatcgcagagctcgttaccgagtcgcagatcgtgcgtgcaaatcgtgcgtacctcgcaagggtatcggtcaatagtcttgcgtcaatcaaAGACCAATAGGCGAACACAGACATAGTtcttaatcatcgagcgcaaatcggatggcgaacgcccgtcagttgggcgaCGTTCgtgcgacgttcgcccgacttccgacaatccaacgattgaagaccgataggcgagcacagacatacttctcaatcatcgagcgcaaatcggatggcgaacgcacGTCAGTCGGGAGATGTTCATgagacgttcgcccgacttccatttgtttacaaatattgaatttt is a genomic window containing:
- the LOC118414551 gene encoding leukotriene-B4 omega-hydroxylase 3-like → MSPDNASNILGFLSRHVLTTALWCAAALCVAVLLKGTAAVVRSLRNLWALEKVFPVPPGAHWLLGHLVLLRQSDRLKYERMSEWFRQYQQGYIFKHSAAMGRLIVTHPDDVRALLRRTGDGLLLSSGPKWFRNRRLLTPGFHFEILKPYVRLFSESTNAMLSKLYTQNNWKDLKPGSSIDVFHHMSLMTLDSMLKCTLSQNTNCQTRKTNDYLSSIHELAELTVQRAKSIVYLLSDFVYGLSPSGRRYKAACNIVHKHSAEIIRQRKDTLKEQSDGDSAKKYLDFLDILLRAKDEDGNGLTDAEIRDEVDTFMFEGHDTTASGLAWTLYCLARHPGHQEKCRKEAQEVLQGRTEVTW